The Anas acuta chromosome 7, bAnaAcu1.1, whole genome shotgun sequence DNA window CCATCCAgcttaaataacattttcagcaCTTAACTATATTTTCTTACTCTGTTGTAAAGCTGAGTGTACATAGTCATTATGAATATGAAAGAAGCGTGAATGCATCCCAACGGTGCtaagaagagaaacagagtaAAAGATGCATGATTCTGGTATCCACAACAGTTGTTGATCCAAGGACAATGGTGATCCATCTTCATGACACATCTGTGAATAATAAATTCTGATTAATATAGAAGACAAATgagttttgtggtttttctttttgtttgttttttttaaagaaaaggacagCTAGCTTTCTACAACCTTCATTCGTTAATTTAAACCCATCCATTTCTGACAAATCAACACAGCAGTgtcctttgttgttgttattcaaaataatatttcatgttgtagaatgaaagaaaacaaaacaagtactTGCAGGTCCTACTCTTCCTGATCATCTGCCCTCCACCTTACTCAAATTTTCTAGGTGTTAATAAACACCAGAATTCAGAATCAACAGGCAAGGGAATTTTAAGAACCAATTATGAACATCATAATTAATCACTAATGttattgccatttttttctaaataagcACACAcgaaaacaaaagaaatgtcgAATCCCATGTGTACTTCTTGCTTAAAGAAGCGGGATTTCTCATTAAACTCTCCTGGTTTTGGTAGAAGATCCTCTGAAATCTTCATTAATTGCTACATATTGACCTCACACCACTCTAAGTCCTTTCCTAAATCTGTTTATTAGTGTAAACACCCTAGAGACACCCTTGTATCCAATATTAAGCCAGTTATTTTGCTTCGGCttacaggtgaaaaaaaaaaaaaaaaaagaaatgataaaagaTTTGTCCACATACCAAATTGCCTAGAATTAACTGAGCAGGTGTAAAACTCACTAATTGCAATTTTTAATTACAACTGCAGACCAAAGGTAAGTGATAAACAAAGGGTTGGATTGCAAAAATATCCAGTTCCTCTGAAATCAAAAGTTAATTGTTTTGGAACTACCAGTGTCGTTTATCTTTTAAGATAGTTCACTCCCAACAGGGAGTTCAGTCCctccctttgaaaaaaaattaacactttGTTAGCGTATGCTCAGCTCTTGCTGTACAAGTTTTTGAATATGTAGTAAAAATTAGCAGCACAAGTGTTTCTGAAGTAGTTCCTGGGTCTTGGCTAGAAATCTCACTCCATTCATGAGGGCCACAGGAATTGTATCCATTCAAACTTGACAGAGCATAAAAGACTTTGTGGTGATTTATGTTAAATACCTCATCGCACTGCAACAGTCTAGAAATACATGCAGAGTGAGTTATTTTGGCCAGAGCTGAGGGGGCAGGAACTTCTTTAAATAGTCTatttttttagattattttgCCAATACgtgcttcagtttcttctgGTTTATTTCACTaacaataaattattaaaataacttgcttttgcagagaCAATCATCAGAATCTGCTGCCATTTCTAAATAACTCCTCAGCATACGGACTGTCGCTCAGAGAAAGACTAATTTTAAAACTTGGGATGATGCAGCTAAATGACAGCCCTGGTCTGTGGTTTCAGGCTCTGCTTCCTGAAAGCACAGTGATTGGGTAACTTGTATTTATAGAAATAACAAATGAATGTGCATGTTACAATACCCTTTTACCATGATCTCTAGTTAGTCCTTCAGAGGAGGACCTGCACAGTAAATGGTTAAAGGCATCTACAGTGTGGACTCCAAACAGTGCAAgtgtcttgctttttttttttttttattttttttcaagctgcaCTAAATTTCAGTGCAGCTGtttataataaaaacatataaacatTAGCTCTAAACAGACCTGTTGGAAGATTAACACATAAAAAAggcacaaatattttaagttaacCACAAAGGCTTATGACTTGACTTAACAAGGAAActccctctgaaaaaaaaaaaaaaaaacccttcagcAAATGGTAAAGAGCAGTCCAAAATTCCCACTCAAATCAACGTTTTAACTGGTAAGATAACAGAACAGGCTTTTGTACTGCCTGAACAGGACAAAACTTGGGCTCAGAACTTAGAAAGGACTGAAAGATTTTTAGGTATTTACACAGGCTCACCTCCCTGAAACAGTactgaaatattctgttaaTACTGTCAAGTTCTTACGAGAAACTGATTTTCAactaagaagaaaatgttaaaggCAGATAAACTTATTTATCTTTCTTCACTATAATGCTGTAGGAACAGACAGAAGTCATACAACTGGAAATATCTGAAACAGGTACAGTGTCCATTGggaaaccttttaaaaatgtacaagaCTTGAAAGAATGAATAATATTAATAGTTCATCATTAGCACAGTAGTTGCTTTCAGTACaaacaaagcaattttaaagAGACAATACCTGTTACATTTTCGACAGTGGTGTGAACGTGGTGCCTTGTAAGACTGACATACTTTACAGTATTGGAGATACATGCAATCCTGagaattttcctttaaacagaAGAATGGGCATATTAGATAGAATACATAATTTGACTGGCAACACACATCTTGGCACTTGCACAGCCTAATGCATCCTTGCTTTCTTCTGACAGGGTGTGTTCCACAACCCAACCCTATTTAATGGTAGGTggtgggaggggggaaaaaaagaagaaaaaaaatctctctgctATCAACACAGCCATCTCTCACTGTTGAGACTGCTCCtagctaaaataaacaaacaatttttcaaTCAGGATTAGGAATTGTGCAAACGGGGTTTGATAGCGAACTAAGAGTCTAAAAGAGCATGGGGTctatatcattaaaaaaaataataataattgtatgccttgtcttttgttttaacCTACGAGCCAGTCTAGGCAAGCTACTAGAAATGGTACTACTGAGCGTTAATGTTGAGCTGGCTCTCATCATGCTCTTGTCTCCCTGTCTTACAGAAACACTTGTGTATGATAGCTACAGAGACAGAGAAACTTGTAGAGAGCATGTATTAATGCTGCACAAAGTGGAGTAGACAGTAATCCCGTTGGGACTACCTTTGGATATTCTTCTCCCTACACTTAGTCTTAAGAACTAGTTCATGAATCGAAGTGCGATTATTCCTAGTGTTGGTGTTCCTGAAACACAAGCTTTGGCCAGCTGTCTCGAGACACCAAGCCTGCATCATGCTGGTCCTTGACTGCTGCTATTCTGAGGTTACTGAAGGGAAGGAAGCGAGGATTTCTACCTTGACTTGCAAATAGGGTGGTACAGCACTGGCAcgggctgccccatccctggaggtgctcaaggccaggctggatggggctctgggcaacctgctgtggtggggctggaactgggtgcCCTGTGcgctcccttccaacccaggccacTCTGTGCCCACAACGCCGTGCTGAACCCTAGCCTAGCACGTAATGTGCTGCCTCACGTTCAATTTACTGAATGAAGTCCGTACCACTGGTGGCGAAGCCTGCACCACCCCAGCACCTGCATGAGCGTGCAGGGAACCCCGAAGCTCCAGTTCCTGCGACAAAGGCGCGACATGGGGCTTCCACAGccctccccctccacccctttcccttcccctccctgcccttcccctccccatccccatccccgcaGCGAGGCAGCTCTTACCGGCGTCCACCCCAGCGGGACGTACCCGGGGCCGACGAACATGGCGCTGAAGTAGTTGTAGAGGATCATGACGGTCCAGTTGAGGAGCACCACGAAGTTGACGCTTCCCCCGGCGGTGTCCAGGGGCCAGTACCACAGCGCGGCGTCCGCCATGGCGGTGGCGGAGCAGACGGCCACCACGGCCAGGGCCACCAGCGGCCCCCAGTGGCACAGCCGCCGCGCCTggcgcagcccccccgggccgcCCATGGCCGCTaccgccgcccgcccgctgccgctgccgctgccaccgccgccgccgccgccgcctccaccCCGCCGCCCATGGCCCCGGCGGCCGCTGAGGGAGatgaaggggagggaagggaaagggaagcgCCGGGCTTCAGCCCCGCCCCGCACGGCCTCAGGAGCCTGGCAGTGCGCGGCTATCGGGGACCTCTGGGAAACGGAGTCCCGGCCCGTGTGGAGGGGTGGGCTGGGGTCAGGCATGGAAGCGTTAGGGTTGGAAGAGAGCTTCGAGACCTTCATCGTGTCCAGCCCTCCCTACACCACCACTGTCACACACTAAATcctgtccctaagcaccacctccaacctctccttgaacacccccagggatggtgatgccaccacctccctgggcaatccATCCCCATACCTGACCGCTCTATCTaggcagaaatgtctcctcattccCAACCTGAGCCTCTGCTGGCGCaccttgaggccattccctctggtcctatcaccaGTTATGCGTcagaagaggccgaccccagctccccacacctttcAGACAGTTTTAGAGAGCAatgagctctgccctgagcctcctctgccCCACACCAAACACCCCCAATGCCCTCATCCGCTCCTCACAAGACTTATGCTCCAGACCCCTCaacagctttgtagcccttctctggacacgctccagggcctcgatgccCTTCTTGTACCGAGtggcccaaaactgaacgcaGTACTCAAATACAGGagggatgatcacctccctggtgctgctggccacactactcctgatacaagccaagatgctgttggccttcttggccaccatGGGCACACTggtggctcatgttcaggcgagcatcaaccaacacccccaggtctttctctgtgcagctttccagccactcagctttttcagcctggagaacaggatgctcaggggcaaccttattaCTCTCTAtgagtacattaaaggaggctgtagagaggtgagggttggtctattctcccacgtgcctggtgacaggacgagggggaatgggctaaagttgcaccaggggtgttttaggttgggtattaggaagaacttctttattgagagggttgtgaggcattggaatgggttgcccaatgaagtggtggagtcaccatccctggaggtctttaaaagacatttagatgttgaacttagcgatatggtttagtgaaggacttgttaatgttaggtcagaggttggactcgatgatcttgaggtctcttccaacctagataattctgtgattctgcccCAAGCCCACAGCGCTCCATGGGGTTGTTTTCAACAAGTGGGGTTGCAGCGGACGGGCCGACCACCACCTCCTGAGCGTCAGGGCTCACTGCGAGGGGCTGGGTGGGTGACACCGCAGCCATCccccagaagaggaggagaagaggaggagaagtgcGGCGGAACCCTGTGCCAAGCGCCgtgcgggcggcggggaggcgtTTTAGCAGCGAGCAGAACACGGAAGCGGCTCTGCGAGGAGCGGCGCCCCCCCTGCCGCCGACGCCGTCGCCATCGCCATGTCCTCCGACTTCGAGAGCTACGAGCAGGACTTCGCCGTGCTGACGGCCGACATCACGGGCCGCATCGGCAAGGTGCCCAAGCTGCTCGGAGGTGAGCCCGGCGGGGAGAGGGGGCTCGGCAAGGAGCCcggctggcagggcagggcagggcagggtagGGGCAGCCTCCCGCCGGCTGCCTCACGAAGCTGGCTGCGGGTCCCTGTGCTtctggctggggatggaggaggagggctgtgggggtgctgctgctgctgcacctgccTGGTGCTGAAGGCTCGCTGTTGGGGTCCTGCCACACGGTGAATAACGAAAACCGAGCTTTTTTTTTCGTGTGGTGTAGGCAATGCCGGAGCTGGGTAATTGGCTGTGGTGACTCACGTGGAGCAGGAGATTGAAGGAGATCAGTGTCCGTGTGTTTAACGTGTTGGTCACCAGCCTGCAGCGTTCACGGGCTGGTGCGTGACGTATCCCCGTGGTACAGACGGTAAAGTCCACGGGTGTCagggcagaaggctgaaaatgaTAATCTCTGGAACCAGGCAGCT harbors:
- the ZDHHC6 gene encoding palmitoyltransferase ZDHHC6 isoform X1, whose translation is MKVSKLSSNPNASMPDPSPPLHTGRDSVSQRSPIAAHCQAPEAVRGGAEARRFPFPSLPFISLSGRRGHGRRGGGGGGGGGGSGSGSGRAAVAAMGGPGGLRQARRLCHWGPLVALAVVAVCSATAMADAALWYWPLDTAGGSVNFVVLLNWTVMILYNYFSAMFVGPGYVPLGWTPENSQDCMYLQYCKVCQSYKAPRSHHCRKCNRCVMKMDHHCPWINNCCGYQNHASFTLFLFLAPLGCIHASFIFIMTMYTQLYNRISFGWSSVKIDMSAAKRDPRTIIPFGLSAFAASLFALGLALGTTIAVGMLFIIQMKVILTNKTSIESWIEEKAKDRIQYYQTGETFIFPYDTGSKWKNFKQVFTWSGIPEGDGLDWPVRDGCHQYSLTIEQLKQKADKRVRSVRYRAIEDYSGVCCPVTKGVKTFFTTPCTEEPRIALSKGDLILATRGLKHWMYGEKILDSAADGGIRERGWFPRKCVEKCQYDSETDQPVDGEKKNR